From the genome of Candidatus Cloacimonadota bacterium, one region includes:
- a CDS encoding ABC-F family ATP-binding cassette domain-containing protein — MQFIQLKDIHYCYPDQYQSILKGIDLVIAEGEKIALIGSNGSGKTTLLRIILQELSPTKGRINYPGSPPVIAYLPQDIKVSSGNRVREFLLNVQPEKFRLITGIEKLSAIDELSPEEGIQLSSLWHEYHAGNVTDWESDVQSMIMRMNLQHLAERDCSSLSGGESTRLQLAALLLEKPDILILDEPTNHLDLPNIMWLEDWLSSYSGAVLYVSHDKMFIDNTATKIAELKAGKLDIRMGNFASFSRDKADLQNHQMVQYQERKRLIRNLQQAVQKRRGWAQSFQPETRAEGRGAVYESVFNAARTQMQQARYIEKRIRMLNERYHVERPMFDKERKVDFGEVHLSNRELINISAMSFSYSDKWIFKDFFFNLGSAERVWLSAANGCGKTTLMRLIYGELSPQKGEISYAPRLRIAYYRQDLSLLDANLTVLDYLPDSGGDNIHIHNMMGCLGLKDDLANEEMGSLSWGEKAKVQILGILLGEYNVLLLDEPTNHLDMRSRDLLARALEKYTGAVIFVSHDRSFIHRIATRELNLEKDV, encoded by the coding sequence ATGCAGTTCATACAGCTAAAAGACATCCACTATTGTTATCCAGATCAATATCAATCCATCCTTAAGGGTATAGATTTGGTGATTGCCGAAGGTGAAAAGATAGCCCTGATCGGCAGCAATGGCAGCGGAAAAACCACCCTGTTGCGCATCATCCTGCAAGAACTATCGCCCACCAAAGGAAGGATAAATTACCCCGGCAGCCCTCCAGTAATTGCGTATCTGCCTCAGGACATAAAGGTAAGCTCCGGGAATCGAGTGCGGGAATTCTTGCTGAATGTTCAGCCGGAAAAATTCCGTTTGATTACCGGGATCGAAAAGCTCTCCGCCATCGATGAGCTTAGTCCAGAGGAGGGGATACAGCTTTCTTCCCTGTGGCACGAATATCACGCCGGCAATGTGACGGATTGGGAAAGCGATGTACAGTCCATGATCATGCGGATGAATTTGCAACATCTGGCAGAGCGCGATTGCAGCAGCCTTTCCGGAGGTGAATCCACCCGTTTGCAACTGGCGGCGCTGCTCTTGGAAAAGCCGGACATCCTGATTCTGGACGAGCCTACCAACCACCTGGATCTACCAAATATCATGTGGCTGGAAGATTGGCTTTCGTCCTACAGCGGAGCGGTACTGTATGTATCTCACGATAAGATGTTTATCGATAACACTGCCACAAAGATAGCGGAATTGAAAGCGGGTAAACTGGATATCCGCATGGGCAATTTCGCCAGTTTCAGCCGGGACAAAGCGGACTTGCAAAATCATCAAATGGTACAGTATCAAGAGCGCAAGAGACTGATCCGAAACCTGCAGCAAGCAGTGCAGAAACGCCGGGGCTGGGCGCAAAGCTTTCAACCGGAGACGCGGGCAGAAGGCAGAGGAGCGGTATATGAATCCGTCTTTAACGCAGCCAGAACCCAGATGCAGCAAGCCCGCTATATCGAAAAGCGGATCCGGATGCTGAATGAGCGCTATCACGTGGAACGGCCGATGTTTGATAAAGAACGTAAAGTGGATTTTGGCGAAGTGCATCTTTCCAACCGCGAACTGATCAACATCAGTGCGATGAGCTTCAGCTACAGTGACAAGTGGATTTTCAAAGACTTCTTTTTCAACCTTGGCTCTGCAGAGCGAGTATGGCTAAGCGCTGCCAATGGTTGTGGAAAAACTACCTTGATGAGGCTGATCTATGGCGAACTGAGCCCCCAAAAAGGCGAAATATCCTATGCTCCCCGCCTTCGAATAGCCTACTATCGGCAGGATTTGAGCCTTCTGGATGCCAACCTGACGGTGCTGGACTATCTTCCTGATAGTGGTGGCGACAACATACACATTCACAATATGATGGGCTGCCTCGGTTTGAAAGACGATCTGGCCAATGAAGAAATGGGAAGCCTTTCCTGGGGAGAAAAAGCCAAAGTACAGATCCTGGGCATCCTGCTGGGCGAGTATAATGTGTTGCTGCTGGACGAGCCTACGAACCATCTGGATATGCGCAGCCGGGATCTATTGGCGCGCGCTCTGGAGAAATATACCGGAGCCGTGATCTTTGTATCTCACGATCGTTCTTTCATACACCGGATAGCTACCAGGGAGTTGAATCTGGAGAAGGATGTATAA
- a CDS encoding PKD domain-containing protein codes for MKRLLCQILFASLICLLPADVLLNDYSFQYATGVYEEITEGIALGSAGADRQYICNPQLPTGSNSVSSGPGFPLGFDFTFAGESFDRIGVHVDGWIALGKSTYADQAVDMRSSLIYMPLSTTLGGQQDETLVARIAAFGNNICAQEGSSILLRCSGSAPQRKVTIQWKHYGRNDISGDSFNFQIQLREADMSIAINYGQIQVTTAFAVQVGMRASPASNGVNFANRYLALGGSWDTTVAGTQTQDTAAATPSQYPAQGSSFIWNPPTVLQADFSANPLSGTAPLSVQFTDLSSAGASPLTSWNWSFGDQSSSLQNPLITFPHSGVYDISLSVGDGTASASITKVAYITVYPADIPGVNTSIIMDGNDAIVSWEPITRDVDGSNRTSQYYFLYFNGSTDPLGDFYFLAPIAYPNTQYRHVGVGLGAQHMYYRVTVVSADQEE; via the coding sequence ATGAAACGCTTATTATGCCAGATACTGTTTGCCTCCCTGATCTGTCTGCTCCCTGCTGATGTCCTATTGAACGACTATAGTTTCCAATATGCTACCGGCGTATATGAAGAGATCACAGAAGGTATCGCTTTGGGCTCTGCCGGAGCAGACCGGCAATATATCTGCAATCCCCAGCTTCCTACGGGTAGCAATTCAGTATCGTCCGGTCCCGGTTTTCCCCTTGGTTTTGACTTCACTTTTGCGGGAGAGAGCTTCGATCGCATCGGCGTGCATGTGGATGGCTGGATTGCTTTGGGCAAATCCACCTATGCCGATCAAGCCGTGGATATGCGTTCCAGCCTCATCTATATGCCTCTCAGTACTACTCTGGGCGGTCAGCAGGATGAAACTTTGGTAGCGCGCATAGCCGCCTTTGGTAATAACATTTGTGCTCAGGAAGGCTCCAGCATCCTGCTCCGATGTTCCGGTAGCGCACCACAGCGTAAAGTGACTATTCAATGGAAGCATTACGGCAGAAACGATATCAGCGGAGATTCCTTCAATTTCCAGATTCAACTGCGGGAAGCGGATATGAGTATAGCGATCAATTATGGGCAGATTCAGGTGACCACAGCCTTTGCCGTTCAGGTGGGGATGAGAGCGTCTCCGGCAAGCAATGGAGTAAATTTTGCCAATCGTTATCTTGCCTTGGGCGGAAGTTGGGATACCACGGTAGCCGGAACTCAAACCCAGGATACGGCAGCGGCTACACCCAGTCAGTACCCCGCGCAAGGCAGCAGCTTTATCTGGAATCCCCCTACCGTGTTACAAGCTGATTTTAGTGCAAATCCCCTGTCTGGCACTGCGCCTTTGAGCGTGCAATTCACCGATCTCAGCAGCGCGGGAGCGTCACCCCTCACCAGTTGGAATTGGAGCTTTGGAGATCAGAGCAGCAGCCTCCAAAATCCCCTCATCACCTTTCCCCATTCCGGAGTGTATGATATCAGCCTCAGTGTGGGAGACGGAACTGCCAGCGCCAGCATCACTAAAGTGGCTTATATTACTGTCTATCCGGCAGATATCCCCGGCGTGAACACCAGTATCATCATGGATGGAAACGATGCAATAGTCTCTTGGGAGCCCATCACAAGAGATGTTGATGGCAGCAACCGTACCTCCCAATACTACTTTCTATATTTCAATGGCTCCACTGATCCCTTGGGAGATTTTTACTTTTTGGCCCCGATCGCTTACCCGAATACCCAGTATCGTCATGTGGGAGTGGGACTTGGCGCTCAGCACATGTATTACCGGGTTACGGTCGTTAGTGCAGATCAGGAGGAGTGA
- a CDS encoding glycogen/starch/alpha-glucan phosphorylase — protein sequence MKLKPNDRWQFSSTDISVDTIVDRFLHNLKYDLGKDRFSATAYDCYVAFALTIRDYLTDNWLQYQQDQYAADAKRVYYLSLEFLIGRALSNALINLDIVSEATAALKKLGFNMSELAEIEWDAGLGNGGLGRLAACFLDSLSSLKIPAYGYGIRYEYGIFRQSIHNGYQVESPDNWLRYGTVWEIPQPEHLYPVRYGGQVHFSEVKGGKLKATWDNESYVMAMAYDYMIPGYRNGAVNTLRLWSAKATRDFNLNMFNQGDYVSAVADKNNSEIISKVLYPKDDTLQGKELRLKQEYFFVCATLQDILRRYLKIHDSLTELPQKVAIQLNDTHPAIAIPELMRILVDEKNLPWDKAWDICTKTFAYTNHTILPEALETWTTQIMDAVLPRHLQIIYEINRRFLESLSLHSDNISELSIVQEFPEKAIRMANLAIVGSHSVNGVSALHTELLKHNLFAGFYKLSPGKFNNKTNGITPRRWLILSNQSLTELICDAIGEKWMDDLTELKALEQFTADAIFVKQWGKVKQDNKISFASQMKKMDKIELNPDSIFDFHVKRIHEYKRQLLNALHIIHLALQIRDKGMRPLCPHSFLFAGKAAPGYYMAKLIIKFINDITAWIAQDKELAKLIKVVFLPNYRVSLAEQIMPAAEISQQISMAGTEASGTGNMKFALNGALTVGTLDGANIEIKAAVGAKNIYIFGNDAAGIQALRATSYNSMEYINRDQDLKAVIDFIASNALNPSQPELYKPILQELCEFGDRYCLMADFRSYADTMAKVAKDYDNEALWNKKSICNVANMGTFSSDYVIKQYAKEIWGL from the coding sequence ATGAAGCTAAAACCAAATGATCGATGGCAGTTTTCGTCGACTGACATCTCTGTTGATACAATCGTAGACAGATTCCTTCATAACCTCAAATACGACTTGGGCAAGGATCGTTTTTCCGCCACTGCATACGATTGCTATGTGGCTTTTGCTCTCACCATCCGGGATTACCTTACGGATAACTGGCTGCAATACCAACAAGATCAATATGCAGCAGATGCCAAACGCGTGTACTACCTCTCTTTGGAATTCCTCATCGGCAGAGCTCTCAGCAATGCCCTGATCAATCTGGACATAGTATCTGAAGCTACTGCAGCGCTGAAAAAACTCGGGTTCAACATGAGCGAACTGGCGGAAATTGAATGGGACGCAGGCTTGGGTAATGGTGGTTTGGGGCGCCTGGCAGCCTGTTTTCTGGATTCTCTCTCCAGCCTGAAGATCCCCGCTTATGGTTATGGCATCCGCTATGAATACGGTATTTTCCGCCAAAGTATCCATAATGGCTATCAGGTGGAATCTCCTGATAACTGGCTGCGTTATGGCACAGTGTGGGAGATTCCCCAGCCCGAGCACCTCTATCCCGTCCGATACGGAGGCCAGGTTCATTTCTCGGAGGTCAAGGGCGGCAAACTGAAAGCAACATGGGACAATGAAAGCTATGTGATGGCAATGGCTTACGATTATATGATCCCTGGTTATAGAAACGGAGCGGTAAATACCCTGCGCTTGTGGTCTGCTAAAGCCACACGTGATTTTAACCTCAACATGTTCAATCAGGGAGATTATGTGAGTGCAGTGGCGGACAAAAATAACAGTGAAATCATCTCCAAAGTTCTGTATCCAAAGGACGACACTCTGCAGGGCAAAGAACTGCGCCTGAAGCAGGAGTATTTCTTTGTATGCGCCACTCTGCAAGACATTCTGCGCCGTTATCTGAAAATCCACGACAGCCTTACGGAACTGCCCCAAAAGGTTGCCATCCAGTTGAACGACACGCATCCGGCCATCGCCATTCCGGAATTGATGCGCATCCTCGTGGACGAGAAGAATCTACCTTGGGACAAGGCATGGGACATCTGCACCAAAACCTTTGCTTATACCAATCACACAATCCTGCCTGAAGCCCTGGAAACCTGGACTACACAGATAATGGATGCGGTTCTCCCGCGTCACCTGCAGATCATCTACGAGATCAACCGCCGTTTCCTGGAATCCCTTAGCCTGCATAGCGACAACATCTCCGAGCTCTCGATCGTGCAGGAATTCCCGGAGAAAGCGATCCGTATGGCAAATCTCGCCATCGTAGGCTCACACAGCGTTAATGGCGTCTCAGCACTGCATACTGAGCTTTTGAAACACAATCTCTTTGCCGGATTTTATAAACTCAGCCCCGGCAAGTTCAATAACAAGACCAACGGCATTACTCCGCGGCGCTGGCTGATCCTGTCCAACCAGTCCCTCACGGAACTGATTTGCGATGCCATCGGCGAAAAATGGATGGATGATCTTACGGAATTGAAGGCCCTGGAGCAATTTACCGCTGATGCCATCTTTGTAAAACAGTGGGGCAAGGTGAAGCAAGACAACAAGATATCCTTCGCTTCGCAGATGAAGAAAATGGACAAGATCGAGCTCAATCCGGATTCGATCTTCGACTTTCATGTAAAACGCATTCACGAGTACAAAAGACAACTGCTCAATGCCTTACACATTATTCACCTAGCCTTGCAGATACGCGACAAAGGCATGCGCCCGCTATGCCCTCACAGCTTCCTCTTTGCAGGAAAAGCCGCTCCCGGATACTATATGGCAAAGCTTATCATCAAGTTTATCAACGACATAACAGCATGGATTGCCCAGGATAAAGAACTGGCAAAGCTGATTAAAGTGGTGTTCCTGCCAAATTACCGCGTCAGCTTGGCAGAGCAGATAATGCCAGCTGCTGAGATCTCTCAACAGATATCGATGGCAGGAACCGAAGCTTCCGGTACCGGAAATATGAAATTTGCCCTCAACGGAGCGCTCACAGTGGGCACTCTTGATGGAGCCAATATCGAGATCAAAGCAGCAGTCGGCGCTAAAAACATCTATATATTCGGGAATGATGCCGCTGGAATCCAAGCCCTGCGCGCAACATCCTACAACTCCATGGAATACATTAATCGAGATCAAGACCTGAAAGCCGTGATCGACTTCATCGCTTCCAATGCTCTGAATCCCTCTCAACCAGAGCTGTACAAACCCATCCTGCAAGAACTATGCGAGTTTGGCGATCGCTATTGTCTGATGGCGGATTTTCGCTCTTATGCAGACACCATGGCCAAAGTGGCAAAAGATTACGATAATGAGGCCCTGTGGAACAAAAAATCCATCTGCAACGTTGCCAATATGGGCACTTTCTCTTCAGACTACGTGATCAAGCAATACGCAAAGGAGATCTGGGGATTATAA
- a CDS encoding T9SS type A sorting domain-containing protein, with protein MRKLLLVSVFLLLIFAAWGQVTYHLELTHINPMNVKGIFRIENNTSNTLDYYFGSSANFELWMDGLGPGMAWLPIENEIHIESYGAFEKEVEHSTIQQHDVGTHYLQVHCYNQVPAYPIGPVLSFTVGNGSTAIDNLDFSFVLNHISTESITGTLTIHNQGTTAWYQNFSGGLGFIAVDGDYPEIIPPENFLNYLELDPGESYGADITHLFSTAPTTGNHTATVYLRTYPPIELGLTTDFVINPTATDDPHVPELAQMRVYPNPFRNMLKITVDKGQSPALYNLKGQKLMQWQNQAEISWDGNDAQGCQLPQGMYLIRSGNLIRKVIKLR; from the coding sequence ATGAGAAAACTTCTTTTAGTATCAGTCTTTTTGCTCCTGATTTTTGCTGCCTGGGGGCAAGTGACCTATCACCTGGAGCTTACCCACATCAATCCAATGAATGTCAAAGGGATTTTCCGGATCGAAAACAACACCAGTAATACACTCGACTATTATTTTGGATCTTCAGCAAACTTTGAGCTGTGGATGGACGGTTTAGGACCTGGTATGGCTTGGTTGCCCATAGAAAACGAGATTCACATTGAGTCTTATGGAGCTTTTGAAAAAGAAGTTGAACATAGCACTATCCAGCAGCATGATGTGGGTACTCATTACCTGCAGGTGCATTGCTACAACCAAGTACCTGCCTATCCTATCGGTCCCGTTCTGAGCTTTACAGTGGGTAACGGTTCTACTGCGATCGATAATCTGGATTTCAGCTTCGTCCTAAACCATATAAGCACCGAGTCTATCACGGGAACACTTACCATTCACAATCAAGGTACTACTGCCTGGTACCAAAACTTTTCCGGTGGACTGGGCTTTATCGCTGTGGATGGCGATTATCCCGAGATCATTCCCCCAGAGAATTTCCTGAACTATTTGGAATTGGATCCTGGTGAGAGCTATGGCGCAGATATCACTCATCTGTTCAGCACGGCTCCTACTACGGGGAATCATACCGCTACAGTCTATTTGCGCACCTATCCCCCGATTGAATTGGGCCTTACCACAGACTTCGTGATAAATCCTACTGCAACTGATGATCCACACGTACCGGAGCTTGCGCAAATGAGAGTGTACCCCAATCCATTCAGAAATATGCTGAAGATTACTGTGGATAAAGGCCAAAGCCCAGCGCTGTACAATCTGAAGGGACAAAAACTGATGCAGTGGCAAAACCAGGCGGAAATCTCTTGGGATGGCAATGATGCACAGGGCTGCCAGCTGCCGCAAGGCATGTATCTGATCCGGAGCGGAAATCTGATCAGAAAGGTGATAAAGCTGCGGTAG